The following nucleotide sequence is from Zea mays cultivar B73 chromosome 1, Zm-B73-REFERENCE-NAM-5.0, whole genome shotgun sequence.
CCCCTCTCCGGGATCGTAGCGTTATCATATTCTAGTATGCTCATGTGTGAGAAACATTTTGGAGCTAGCCATCATGAAAAGGATGGAAGAACAGGGCTAGATGGTGCCTCTAATAGGCATCAAACTCTAAAATAAATAGTGTCAGACCTAAACAATACTAGTTTGATGGCTAACCCTAACCTCACATAAAACAAGATCATTGGATCCTAGTCTTTGGCTCGATGATGAGCGTTAGGCAAGTCCGATGCTTCATGTAAGTTATGTTTAAATGAGTGGTAGGGCCAAGTTTGTGTTGGACTGATGGTTGCGAATATGGCAACATTAGACAAGATAGGCACAATATTCATTAGAGTAGATCACTTACTAGGTGCACATGAAAATTCATATAGGGTTGTTAGACCCTAAGCGTTGGGTTGATGAGGACCGTGGAACCCTCCTGACACAGTTAGGAGTTATCTAGTCACTTTCTACGTAGTGTTGGACTCTGGTCCATGTTAGTCCAACGATCGTCATCGTCACAATCTAGTCATCTTACCATATGGTGTTATAGCTGTTAGTGCGATAATGGTAACATTCAAATAGCTAATACATGTGGCAAAATCTGGAGTCATCGGACTAATGAGCTTTGGTCCGATGGCAGGTGTTCTATGGTCCAACAAACCCGTTTTCTCATTAGTAAAGGGAGCAACGACTAGTTGTCTCTTGGAACTTTATAAATAGATCTTGTTCAGCCATGGGGTAGATATCTTAACCTCCCAACCTAACATACACTCCAGTGAGCCTGAGAAAACATCTTCGACTCATCTAGTGTTATTGATTCATCCAACATGATAGTAGGAGTAATATCTAGTTATTTGCATTGAGATGTTAGATCTAGTAACACTTGTGATCATTTTGAGTGGTTGAATTCTTATTACTTTTGGTGGTCCCTACCACCTAGATAGCTTGGAGACAATGGAGGATTGTTCAGTAGCTATTAAAGAATGTATCTGGCTCTAATCATCATTGTGAGGTGCTCTTGTGCTTATTATCCATATAGGAGATTCATGAAGAACAACTCTAGGAAACTCATGGCTTGTTGGAGTGCCTTTGATGATGCCCTTATTCTGGGCTTAACGTGTGATGTTAACTAGCACATAAACCACTTAGTTTGTATTCTCCACAGTGAGTCTGACAAGCAACTAAACCCTTGAGATATATCTTATGTTATTTCTTGCCTCATGTAGTATGCACTCCTTACTCTTGCAATTACATGTATCTACTTGTTGTATAATTGTTGTTCAACTAGTGTTGTGTATATTATTCTTGGTATTTTTTGTTTGATAATCTTGATATCTAGTAGGCTAGTAGCTTGCTTTGTTCAAATATAGACTAGATTTGTTAAAGGTGAATGTATATAGTTGattgtcacctagagggggtgaggcTATCTTCTGTGGACCGTGTAAAATAGGGGACACATCACTATAGATGACATTGTTTGACAATGTTTGCAGAGTGAAGATTGAAATAGGGGGTGAGATAGGGGATGGGATAGGGGAGATGCTGGAGACGGCTTGAATAAGTGACACATGAAATTCACAACTTAAACAAAAACTTGAATCACAATATATGAGTTAgcttaaaaactcgattcaagaGAGTGAGATAGAGGAGATGTTCTTGCACTTCATTGCTCACAAGATTGCTGAATTGTAATTTGAGAATATCACAAGTGAAGATGAAGCAAGAACTAGAGATCAAGCACACGGGACACATTGATTTTTACCATGGTTCGGTCAAGCCtgtaatgcttgcctactccatgttgtggtgtcccaaaggACAAGAGTTGCAACCAATCCTtctcaagtgatctaatgatcaacttgagGCCACATATCTTCCTTATACTTTTCCCTTTACAAGGATATCCACAACTTTGAGTCTCTTGCAGTCATACACCGTTTGATGAGAGTTACAACTCTAAACACAACAAAAGGGATGAGTAGAACACACACAAGAGGAAAAGAACAACATCACAATGCAACAACACGAATGCAAAATATAGTAGCACAACACTATCTCCCTAGAACAGGGGCTCGGATCGCTTTGGTGTGTCTCACAAATGCGTAGGAGTGAAGTATTTTCTCTTGGTATGATTGGTGTCTAGTGGAGGTCAAAATGGGgttctttttatagccccaagcctCCATTTGGCCGTTGACCCTTCCTCCAAAAACTTGCAAAAAATTAGCTTTTGGGTGGTGCACCAGATCGGTCCGGTGTACCATCAGACCGGGTCCTATAGCGGCTCCTTCGGGATCTCAATCGTCGAACTAGTCGGGCTGACACCAGACGGTCGGTCCACCCCCGGACCGCCACATGTCACCCAATCGTCGAACTAGTCGTTGCACGCCAAAGAGCCATTGGAACCGAGGTCTGGTACATCACCAGACCCTCCACTATAGATGGTCTGATGGATTTTATAATAATTTTTCGAAGCTAAGAAGATTGTACAGAAACGGCCTCCGCCCAAGTCATTTGTCTAGACTCACTGCAAACTCGGTCTGGGGCACTACCAGACCGGTCCGGTGAGTTCTAGACAACACAGTCGAGGTCCTTTTTGGCTAAGTTTTCTTCAATTTGATTTAGCTTTTCTTGAGAGCttccctatgacttagacaaacattgtTAGAGTATAATCAATTGAACTAAGTCATGGAAACTAATTTGTTTATCAACCTTTCTCTAGAATTTCTATTTTGGCTCAAACTAAGTCTAAAAATAACTTTTCTTAAGAAATTGAGTTAGAGATGGAaccaaagtgctagaaacattgtaATGGACATATGCAACATATCCAAATGTTCAAACCTCACATGGGTGCTGGTGGTGGGGGGATGAAAATAGCGTGTGATGGTGGTGTCTGCCTGCCCGGATGGTGTGGCTTAACCGTTGAAGTGCACAAGTTGCTTGCTGGAGTCGAGAGGGAGAGAAATGGTGAGACGAGACGGCAGCAACAAAGGCACGACGAAAGCATACACGCATTGCGATCGCGGACACATGCTGGCTGGATCATCGACCGACGCTGATGCGTCGATGGAATGAATGGATGGATGGATGCATGGACGGAAGGGATGAAGGAAAAAAAAGGTTAATGCGACAATTAGCGGCGCTTTACAcgcagaagaagaaaaaaaagacaaACTGACGCTGCCTGCCGTGTCGAAACTGAAAGCCATCTCTCCTTTCTTTTTTGTCCTGTCTGTCCGCGATGATGCCCAACTTGGGTTCTGATTCTCTACTGTGAGTTGTGATGGACGCGAACTGCAGGTTTCTGCTGGCGCCTCCCTGCCTTACGGACCCACTctttatctctactacttatcccGTACACTTCATTCTCACCATTAACTGTTCTGCCTTTTTATTTCCCCTTTCCGCACAATCCATTCTTATGTTCGGTCACCATTCCTGTTTCCTTTCTCATTTTTCTCTCCCCACAAAgtcattctcattcccacgtacatctcacgcctagctaaaattaaattaaaaaaacaggcCCCAAGAGGATTCGAGAACCCACGACccctcaagcaaatgtgctcATAGCTactactacaccacatgtgtgtttatgtctataactattatagtaaaaacatatactacatctcttccgaagcccacctgctacccttgcacaatgtgtagtagtatataaatatcaccgagattattaaattatatatttggattgagggagtagtatttaaagaagagtcttgcatgcaatttcttttgtttgaataatgttttcaacttaaattcttttttttcatgtgtgacatttattatccgtaatatttttccatggatctgacttataagtcattttcataaaccaatgccaaagatgaatccatgtttcttacttggaaaccccgaacaaacaacaCTAGCACGAGgtactcgcgttggcgtcgctcatcgatgccGAGAAtaagcttggcgactgccagttcgacctccgaAAGTAGTCCTACGTGGCCCATGCGCCGTTGtgtacggcaagctccggcgcagccgccgcttggacgcagtccagagcggctgcaccgcgctgtccatcgtcaaacagggggacctcatggtcgtcgccaatgccgacgactctcgggttgttctaggCACCGCAACCGACGACagcgccatcacgccgtccagctcatcatccacctgaagcccaacctgccacgtaagtcgctactgaccggccatgaattcttgtgcgctaggATGACAACCATTGTtgctgttgtgtgagtgtcctcgaacaagatgtatgtagaggagtagcacatccggtggtgcaacaacCAGGTGTACAAccccgctgatgagcccggggtgcacttcatttagcagcccagccaagagtcatcagtactcaccatgtcgcgcgcgttcgacgactactatatcaaggattgtggcgttATCTCGGCGCCGGAGAtgagcagaggaggaccgacaacaatgaccactcgccatcgtcggtgtagcttttgtgtcggcctgtctttaattctcttcgTAAACACACACTTGcccttttgtttaagcaagcgtatatggtggtgcgtgcctgatgactaacgatgtactacggaacttctaccggcaggtgtgacatgtgctctccaatgatgagaccatgcaaatcatgatatatatcgaagtctgcatgatactgatggtgcaatgtagtagtgaaacaactaaattaaaataacaaaatttatgtatggctaggatcacaaatggattatgaaacattttcttataacaatataaaaaACACATTTTATATATAAGATATCCTGATATTATATGTTTTCGTTGCAACGTacgggtactcacctagtatACTAGTATATATGCATGTGTTACATTGTGTGGTTAATTATCGATTAATCGCATTTAATAGATTTAAATCGTGAGATAGatagatatggtttatatgattaCTTTTACAATTGGTATATATCCAAGATTACAAGAGACGGACCACCGGACGACCAGCAGGCAGCGGAGTCAGTGAGGAGTCAGCTTTTGTTTGGCCATCTGCGGCACGCCCATTCTTTCTCCGTCTCTGCCGCGCGGGGCCCCGGAAATCCTCTCTGGTTCCTTCAGGTGCCGCCGCTGCACGCCCATGTCGTCGTCTCCCTTGCCTGCGCCACTGTGCCTGTACCTACTAAACCTACTGCACGAAGCGGCAGCGGCAGTAATCCGGCCGTCTGCACGCAGCACGTCCCTTTCGTTTTTTTAGGAGGAGGAGGAGAAAAAGTATTTTGCCTAGTACTCGTGACCGCTGGTTGGggtgggagggagggagggagtggCGGTGGGGCAACAGCATGCCAGCGAGCGACTCACCGGCCATGGTCCGGTCAAGTTCGCCATGCCAGACGATCGCCTGAGCCTGGCCGATGAGCATGCTGTACTGTACCTGCTTCAGATGAGATGAGTGTTAAGACAGCCGCCGTCTGCCCCGTCCAAGGTGCTGACACTCCCATGAAGTCCTGCCCCGTCCAGTCCTCGTGGAAATAGGGGGGCTTGCATGTACAGGGACGCAATCCAATTCCATGGCTTATTCATTCAGTCAGTCAGTCAGTCAGAGTCATCAGAAGTCCTCTCTTTTTACAGTGCCCCACCCCCACTTGTGCAGGCAGCTGCTGCAGCAAGTACAGTACGCTGCTGCCCGAATCCGCATCGGGAGGAGCGGACGGAACGCCTGGGCCCACCCGTCACAGGCACACCTACTCCTCCCCTCCCTACTCTGCACGGCTTGGGATTTGCTTGGCGCACCCGCACCCGCAACTGCAAATCCCTCTCCCCACTCCCCAGCACCACCGCTCAACTCAACAAAGCCGAGCAGAGAAGAGCCGAACCGAGCCAAAACCAAAGCAAAGCAAACCCAGGGCGGCCAGCGGACGGAACCCAAGGCGAAAAGGAAGCCAGCGGAAGCAGCGAAAAGCCCACGCCACCTTCCAATCCCCCCCAAATTCCCTTGCATTCCATTCCCTTCTTCCCTTCCCAcacacctcctcctcctcctcctccgcgtCTCTTCCCCGGCCCCCACATCCgtccccccctctctctctcttcgccGGCCGCCATTGCGCTCCCGCATTGCGCCGGGTCCTACCAGTCCAGCGCGGGTCCGTGCCGGCGGCGGGCATGATGCCGCGGCGCGTGGCGTCGGTGCCGGTGCCCGACTGGCTGGAGGCGCTGCTGGCCACGCGCTTCTTCCTCGCCTGCGCCGCGCACCCGGCGTCCCCGCGCAACGAGTGCAACATGTTCTGCCTCGACTGCAcgggcgcgccgccgccgccgccgccggccttcTGCTACTACTGCCGCGCGCACCGACACTCGTCGCACCGCGTCATCCAGGTATACCTGCCGTCGTCGTCCGGGGGAGGAGGGGGCgcgtttcttcttcttcctctcccctcccctccccctacctccctcccttactccgtcgaCTGGCAATGCGGCCGGCCGGCTGCGCGAGAGCCAGCTAGCTAACCCCGATCTCCACGTTGCAGATAAGGCGGTCCTcctaccacgacgtcgtccgcgtgTCGGAGGTGGAGGACGTGCTCGACATCTCCGGCGTGCAGACCTACGTCATCAACAGCGCCCGGGTGCTCTTCCTCAACGAGAGGCCCCAGCCGCGCGGCGCCGGCGCGGCCGCGGGCAAGGCCGCCGCGTCCCCCTACAACTGCGAGATCTGCGGCCGCGCGCTGCTCGACCCCTTCCGCTTCTGCTCGCTCGGATGCAAGGTGTTGCCTTTTTTTTTCCTTTCCTGCGGTTGCCGATTGTTCCGCCCACCAACCCACCCGCCCTCCCGCTGTCCCGCATCGTTCATTCGTTGAATTCCCCACAAATAATGCACATGCCTCGCAAGAACACCAAAAGTTTGCGCCTTTCTTCATGAATCTTGTTTTGCTTTCTTGTCTTTGacataaataaagaaagaaatatAATGCCATGGCCATGGGGGTGAAACGAACGGCAATGCCAAGGAATTGGCGTCCATTGGGTTCGGTTCTGTTCAGTCACGCTTAATTCGCCGCCTTCCTTACACCTCACTAGCGCCTTTTTATGgcttttttttttaaaaattcGCGCAGCTGGTGGACACCAAGAGGAGCAACGGCCACGCGGCTAGTTCCGCggacggaggcggcggcggcggcggcgcagccAGTGGCAATGACGAGACGACGGAGGCCGGCGGGAGCAAGAACGGCCCGGGGGCGCGGCCGCACGGACGGCGGCGGAAGGGGACCCCACACCGCGCGCCCTTCTGGTCCTGACCCACCACCGGCAATGGCGATCGGTCGAGTTACTCCACTAGCGAGCATCGAGGCAATCAAGAGATCGATAGGGGAATAATGGAGGGAGGGGACGATCGCCGTCTCTCCTCCGCGCCGCCCCGCGcttcttcggttcggttcggtttggTTGTCCTTATATATACGTAATTAGAAACAGAAAAGCAAAGGAGAGAGAAAAAGATACTGCCCGCCCAACTAGAGAAAGGAAGGAAGGTTATAGATAAACAGATAGAAAAGCGAGCTGAGGTCGGCACCCTCGCGCGCATCCCCCCTCAACCaccggagggagggagagagggagccgGCCCGGGGCCGCGCGCTCGCTGGACTGCAGTAAGCAACTTGTCTGTCCCCATCCCTCTCTCACCATACCATGGCGCCATTTGGTACGGTAGGTGTGCATGATGGCATGCCTGAtcatctcctcctcctcctcctcctagtCATCATATTCATAGATGATGCTGGTGAACTTGAGCTAGCAGGAAATGGATttaattctttctttttttttgacATTGGTTGGTTAACCGTTGACAGTGAGTAGTACTGATAATTATGTCTTTTTTTTCTCCCTGCTACATTATAGTAATGTACTCCTGTTGTTTGGTTCACATTGCATTGCcggataatatatatatatatatatacaaagtTATTCCTCAAGCATTGTGGAAAGGAAGGAAGGGATACCATACCAAAGGAAAACGAATGATTGTCCTTTTGCTTGTCTGCTGCCTGTCCAGCTACTCCACTGGTTCCTGCTGCTAGATGGAACTAAGGAAGGTGCGTGGTTAATTTAGTTTCAGCTTGCTACGCAAATAATCTCGCCTTCTAATTCGTTCACGCGTCTAATAATATACAGCAGCTTACAGGTCTACCTGTCGTTGTTGCCCAACAGAGCCAATTCTGTTTCGTCTGTTTCTCTTCCTCTCTTATTTTTGGAGCTAATATGATGTGCCTTTCTGGATTGGATGGAACGCAACGGAGCAGCCAGCCCAGTCCGGGGCGGATACATATAGTTAGGGCTAATATAAATATGCTGGGGCCTGCATTATTGGGTGCGTATGATGCGAGTAGTGTAGTACGTTTGTCCGCTTGGTTTCTGATGACTCGATGAACCACGTCCAATCAGAATCAGATTTGAATTCATTATCACGTACTGTACTGTCCTAATCGTACTAGCACTTGCACTGCCATACCAGCACAGCAGGCAGGCCGGCCGGCCGGCAGGCAAACGGGTGATATTCATATTTACAAGTAGCTGGGCTGGGCTAGCTTGGGTTGGTGGGCTGGGCTTCTTGTTTGTTTCTCTCGCATATTAGATGCTAACCGCCGCCTGCTAACTCTCTATACCCTGGCGCACCCACCGCCTCCATGGCCCACTGTTGGCTCCCACCACACCCGTCGGTAGTGGATGCCCATCATTGATTCATTATGCAGCATTTGTACTAACAGTTGCCTTCCCTTTTATTGATCATAACTAGTAATGTGCCCCCACGAGGCGGGGAGCGTGGGAGCGGTGCCTAGGctgcaaatataattattgtttatttccaaACATTAAAGTATATGTGGTCTAATTGTTAGCCATAAATTTCTGAAATAGAGGATGTATGGTGATTGCTCGTTTTGCACTATTTTTTTTACGAGCTGGGCGTGGAGAGGGTGAAGCGCCGGGGCATTTGTGGATTTGTACTACGGAGTAAGCGAGCATCGGTCTCCGGACGGTCAAGGCCATGCGAATTTTGTCATCGTCTATGGCAGCGCTGATTAGCAGTGACAGCGTGCTTTGCTGTGGTCCCCAGGTCCAACGTGCAATAATACACGCATGAATGCATGATGATGAATGAATTCTAACACGTCCACATCGTGACGTGGATGTCGCGATTCCTCTTTCCTTAGTTcagggccgccgccgccgctggcccAGTTCGTTCCTTCATGGCCTATAGATTAGTGTCTTCCACGTAACGGAGAAAAGACAGCATATGGGCCTTCTTGTCCTGCCTTAGAGGAAAGGCAGCCCATGGGCCATCGTCCCCCACTTTCTGCTGCCTGCCTGCCAAACCAGACTGATTCTTCGTTTTATCATCATCACTGTCTACACGAATCAAATCGAAGTTTCCAGAAATCTAAATCACACACATGGTTACTATAACAGAGTAGTTGCACAAGCAGCGTCTGCGTCGTGAGCTATTTTTTCCTTCACCAAACTCATCGAGTAGTGAACTCAGAACTTGAGCATATCCAACTATCTGATTTTTTATATACCCAAATCTAGAGTTTTTTTTTAAATCATCACTGGCGAGGCCGCCGCCCCTGATAAGACAAAACCTGTCTGGACTTTGTATAGATAATTGGTATTAATAAAAAAATGAATGAATAAACGTACGTAGTGTTGACATGCGTGCGTGCTGACTGTGCATGTACAGTTGACCCGCCCTGATTGTCAACCTTGCTTACGTCGTTGGTACATTGCATGCACCCAGCTAGCCCGCAAATTGCTTCACGAGATGCATGCATATATTTGTATGTATGTACATACACATCAGGTACGTCATGCTTGTTTTGGTTTATACTATTACTATATTGGGGCAATATATATATAATACATGAGACCTAGCTACCTAGCTAGCTACAACGCTAGATGCATGATAATCGAGTATAGGGCGCTCCGGAATTATTATACGTACGTACATTTCGTGGCGTTGATGGGTGCACCCGTAATTCCTATCATCTATCTGTACATATATATACACTACACACAAACACAAGTTTGTCAACCCATCGTCACAAACAAAACTACACCGGCCGGGAAGAACTGTCGTCGTCATATGCCCGGCGAGGCGGCGATATATATATTGTACGATAGTCAAATGCTATCATAATATCGCGTTGACGTTCaacggatatatatatatatatatactgtgtATAATAATCGTATGTTCATATAAATGCCTTCTTTATTGTGGTTTCAGATCGATTtgttcaatgttgctgacctaGCTAGCTAGCACTCCAGCCTATATATAATTCCAACCTTTTGTTAAAAAGAATAGTTCTAACGCGTCGGTTTCATTCTGCTTTGCCTCCTCACTCTGTTTTTTATCATGAGGGTGACGATGGCCAAGTAAAATTTCGTGTTAGATATGAATTCAAGGTTTGCATCAATGCAAGTTCATACCTAGCTATATATACATACCCAGGTCGTGGTTAAAGCGacatacggttggttgctaaaacgaccttcagcgacctacggttggttgctaaaaacttttagcgacccataaggatggtcgctgtaagtgccatcgctaaaggctttagcgaccgacatctttttagcgaccgaccgtccgttgctaatattgtacatttagcgaccaaccgtgggttgctgtactatagatttagcaaccaaccgtaagtcgtcatactatacatttaacaaccaacagaaagtcgccctttttacagttgttattaataataatatacatttaattaaacaccacaaatcacagatttttatacacaaatcataaagacatacacagttaatcagtataccacagtcatagatccatcacataaacacaaaagcaccacaattatatattcacaaaagcatcagaattataatatcattcacaactagatcatttacagatagctagctagatcattcacaaaagctccagagatgatcagTCATAAAAGCACCACAACGACATCACTCCAGcttgaagcagttcaaaagcccacaactacatcactaatgtttcatatcactccagcTATGGTTCAAAAGCCCATAACTACATAGTTAACATATAAGCATTCCAGAAATTCAGTTACGGGATCCTTGTAGCTATGGTGCTCCTGTTGAATGACCTTAATCAACTCTTTAAGCATATTCCTTCTCCTTTTGTTGACAACAACTGCAGTAGCTAGATACCTAATAAGATGGTGTGCATTTGTCTGTATAGCATTCAAGTACATGCAAGGGACACAAGTGAATGTAAATTTACtatacgacggttgatctttagcgacccttattagggagagacagttggtcgctaaaagttatgtaccgacagttggtcgctaaatgcATTTATAGCGACGGGCcattggtcgctaaaagtctagaaatttaactacTTAAGGTTGGTCGCTATAGAGACAGGTGGACatccgacggttggtcgctattGATTGACATGTGACTGTTTTAACTACTAAATGATTTAACTACTCAATGATTTTTTATTTCTCTTAATTGATTTTGGATATCGAATAGCATTTCTTGTTAAGtaaaaatccaaataaataatataataagtaCTAGTCCAAAAATaactattttatttataaataattttggtttcaacattatgaattttagggttatttaaaaatatatttcaaatttagaaaaaggaaatagaaaaaaaaagaaaaaaaactaaaACTTAAACCTAACCTAACTAACGGCCCAAGGCCCAACAAGCAGCCGCCGCCTCCCTAACCTAGCCGCGCGCGCCTCCTTCCTCTGGCCGCTGCCACCTGCTTCTCCCACccggcctctctctctctcctccttatcttccctctctcttctctctaccGCGACCGTGCCAAGGATCCCTGCGCCCAAGAAGACCCGACGCCGCCAGGCGACCCCGACCACCCGCGCCCTGCCCCTGCGAGCCGACGCCAGCCCGCGCCAAGAACGCCGCCAGCGCCTCCCGAGCGGGCGGTCACCTCGTCCTGCTCCTGGCCGCGGGGATCACCATGCTGACCTCGTCCTGCTCCTGACCGCCCATCCCACCCCACCTTCGTCGTCACCTCGGCCGCCGTGCTGGCGTTGTACAACGCCACCGCCAACGTCGCCGCGGGCGCGGGCACGGGCCAGGCGCCGGCCGCCGCGCTGGCCGCGTCGTTCCAGTTCACGCTGGTGTTCGACAACCCGAGCGGGCGGTCGGCGGCGCGGTACAACCGACTAGCGGC
It contains:
- the LOC100277057 gene encoding uncharacterized protein LOC100277057 produces the protein MMPRRVASVPVPDWLEALLATRFFLACAAHPASPRNECNMFCLDCTGAPPPPPPAFCYYCRAHRHSSHRVIQIRRSSYHDVVRVSEVEDVLDISGVQTYVINSARVLFLNERPQPRGAGAAAGKAAASPYNCEICGRALLDPFRFCSLGCKLVDTKRSNGHAASSADGGGGGGGAASGNDETTEAGGSKNGPGARPHGRRRKGTPHRAPFWS